Below is a genomic region from Populus trichocarpa isolate Nisqually-1 chromosome 15, P.trichocarpa_v4.1, whole genome shotgun sequence.
aaacctttaattggaCCCATGACTagatcaaattggcctattaaaagtCTAATCAAGTCCCTAGACTTAACTTTTAAGCAAATTtgttcaataattatttcatttgacTTTGAATCTAAATTGTCTTTCAATCTTGGGTACAATTGGGCTTCCAATTCTGtccaaaatcaaagtttagttCCTCCATGTGTCTGCAACATTTTTCAGTTTGCTATTgccaagtattttttattttcatttatttatttttttaaagaaaaaagataattttaggggaACCCAAAATTAAGTTATGACAAGTAGCATGactttttgaatgaaaatttaacacgattaaaataatttaaattaatgagaAACAATATATTTCTTTAGCCAAAACTCTACTTCcttatttaaacttttttccttgtaaaaacatgttttttattagaataataattttttaaataaaaactatgaaaagtaaatttcaattgaaaacaattatggTGTGATAATTCTAACtcaacaatatgaaaaaaataaaacaattattaatttcacaaaattatataaataattatcaaaaaaataaaaaatattttcattgaatatccatgataaaaatttttaaaacaattatacatattagatttacataaaaaaataaaactaattgaaaatattaCTATATGAATctcaaaacttatttaaaaaccaagatgatcaattttaaaaatttcactgtaataatcttgattaaaaaacattttatcctAGGTTTTGGACCTTGAAAGGTTAAGCTCGCACGCTTGactattaaaaatgaaaacccATGTGCTTGGGCATGGTAGACCaaacaccatattttttttataaactaggCGGACAACATGTCATCTAATTGGCTAGACAATGTACTGTCGCCTGGTATAATTTTTCGACCACCAAACTTGTCTCTAATAACTGAAAAATTAGGGTCCAACATTTTAGACACTAAGAAACCAAATTTTAAccattttcacaaaaaaaaagaaggaacatGAACACAACATCCTTATGGACGtcaaaaatcttatttgtaacaataaaaaatattttaataaatccaACAATCCAATCCAAATcaaatcaagattaattttttcttgaggtTGATTTATTATCATGCATCATTAAAGTTAGAAACCTCATCCAATAACTTTCTCTCTTAAAACCAAATCTCAAAGTTATTGGTGACCAGAACCCAATCACCTGagaactttgtttcttttcaatttttctgacgactttctctttctattaaCTTCCAAgcactaaaatataataaaaataaagtttatgactaaaatgtaataatataaataagctGGGAtgataaagggaaaaaataaaacttgagggATCAAAAGGGGCTCTTGTGTGCCATTTGTGGAAAAAgcccctaatttttttatgtaaattttgttctttaacctctcaattcagttttttttttaattaaaattatattttataagattaGTTGTCAATTTAATGTTAACTTACACATCGAAGAAAGAGCCAAAACAAATTCGAGCtcataaaacaatgaaaatgcaCCTTTAAAGGAcacaattgaaataaataaaatacagtaACCGAATTAAAAAAACTGTAAACTTTCAggtataaaacataaaaacagcaaaaatgCACAAcaattgaagtgtttttttttgtgagaggGTTGACGATGTTTTTTGAATAGTAAAACCACGAATTGTCCCAGTTTCTCTGTATAATATACaatgtaataattaaaagaagtttCCTAGATCCTTCGCTCTAGCAAGTTTTTCTTTCAAACGGGTCACTTCCGAGTAATTGCGTAACAGTACAGTCTTGAGTGTTTGAACGAACATTTGACTTTTGTTATTACAAGGGTGTTTAGGAGTGGTAGAAGTTGATTGCAACTCCTGACCAGCACCGGCTCCGGCACCCATCTTCTCCCTTGTCTCTCTCTCCTACTTCATGCACTGATACCACTAGCCTGCGTTTGGTgttagagagaaagagagagagggacatAGATAGATATGGAGTCTGATGATGATCAGTCACCGCAATTAAAAGGGGTAGTCATAATTTCACTTCCACCACCAGATAACCCGTCTTTAGGCAAAACCATCACTGCTTTTACACTCACTAATAATGACTACCCACAATCTCACCAAACCCCCCAAACCCATCAAGAAGACCAGCTTCCAAtctcatcaccaccaccaccaccatctcaAAACTCTCAACTCCAATTTCCATCATCAAGACTCTTTCTTGGTACCCCAAGAAAGCTGTTGTCTTTTGTGTTTATCTCTCTTTTTGCTCTTGCTATTTACAGTTCTTTGTTTACCAATACctttcaagaattgaagagtaataataatgatgatgatgatcaaaAGCCAAAGTCTTATGTGTTTCCTTTATATCACAAATTGGGTATTCGTGAGATTCCACTGAATGATCTTGAGAATCATCTTAGGAGGTTTGTGTACAAGGAGAATTTGGTGGCATCTGTTGATCATTTGAATGGACCCCATAAAATTAGTAAGTTAGCTTCTTCAAATGCTGCTGCTGCAATGGATTCGTCCGCTATTTTTCCTGTTAGGGGCAATCTTTATCCAGATGGGTATGACTCAATTTCCCCCCGTTATTGAATACTTTTCATATGGCATTGTTTATGTAGATGACTCTTCGGGTTTTTGATTTTGCATATATAGCAATTCTGAGCTTTATTCCTGGTCACACAGAGTAGGAGTGATCGTGCAATCTGACTTTCATTGAGCTTATTGCTAGTTATATATAGCTGATGCATGTCAAGGTAGAATTTTAGGGGACTATGACTATGTGGATTGTTGTTTTGCATAGAGGTAGAAATTTCGAGCCTCATCGTGGAGAGTGATAGTGCTTTTTGGGTTCCATTTAGCTTATTGCTCGCTATAAGTTATTCGTGAAGCTAGattagagaagaagaaaatcttgTTTTAGTTGGATCCAATATAAATAACTTCGTATTTTCTTCTCTATCaatcttgttttcatttttttttaagaagcaGGACCTTTAATAGCtcttttttaggttcttttgaGGAAAATATGGGAAATAAAGGGATGCCTTGCACATAGCTAACTGCTAATATAACAAgctttatcatttcttttttaaattactgCTATCATCTTTCATGCCCTAAAGTAAATTCGACGCTGTTCAGTTTCTAACCAAATATTGGATTTCATACAGATTATATTTCACATATATGCTTGTTGGGAGTCCTCCACAACCTTACTATCTTGATTTTGATACTGGAAGTGATTTAACATGGATCCAGTGTGATGCTCCTTGCACTAGCTGTGCCAAGGTAATGGTTGAATCTTACTAGTCCCTGGGTCCAGTTGGTTTAAATGAGTTGTGTAACAACTATTTTCTTCATGACTTCACACATATCCTTCAATTTGTGTTGATAAGTATCAAATGCTTGATTGATCTTTGGAATGCCAATGCTGCAGAACTCGTCCCTTCAATATTCCTTCCTTTCCTTTGCATATGTTTGTTCAGTGTACAGTCTGCCATATCAATTATTGCATTTATGTTCATTcagttttttaatgaatttttactCCTGCTGTTGTAATGTAATTTCTTAAtctaaggccccgtttgtttcaCGGAAAATGGTTTTCtggaaaccacttttcaaactttcctgcgtttgtttgtcattaagaaagatggtcaacggaaaacactttccagtcaaagaaaaatttggcttggtttcaggaaagtgttttccttttattttgggtggaaaacactttccagaagttgtgaaagttttagaaatgtcatgttatttgctgattatatcaaatttggtcctcaaacttttgattgctatatattttgttttgaatcttttttttttcaatttcatccctaagaatttgatttaatttgatttttatatcaactttagttcttatttttatgattgttatttgcttttctcttatcatttttttaattgaaattttttctctatcagatttggtcctcattcttttgattgttatttattttatttgaaataatttatgaaattgtaatttttttaatgttattatttttcaacttttttatatgttagatttgatctctattatgttgattgttatttattttatttgagataatttatgaaattagatttgttttttcaattttattcttattcaactttttaatttgtaagatttgctcctcattattttaataaacttgaaaaaaaaatatcaacaatttatttttcagctcattttccatgacatagccaaatactggaaaatgttttctaacttatttttcatgatactaccaaacatcggaaaataattcactttttagGAATCCATTTTCCaagaaaatcactttccaaaaggaaattattttccaacaaacaaacggggcctaaaataacacaaaatacTAACACTAAAGGTGGCTATTAAACAAAGGCATTTCCTTTCTTTGTCTGCTTGCAAACAAGAAAGTTGGCATACAAGCATTTACAGCTTTAACTATTTTAGTGAACAGTGGAAAAATATAGACTGTGGTCTTAATGAATTCCAGTATTAGGCATGCTGTAACAATGCTAGAAATAATATGTGAAAGAAAGTTAATGTGAATTGTAGAGTGCAGATTAGGCAAACTTCTTGTCTGTCCTCTATATTCTGTTATTTGCATTTTCATTCAGCAAGGATGTTGGCTCCCTTACACTAAGCCTGATATAAACCCTAACCAGATTTTGTGATCATATAGTTTAACTGTCCTTGATATATGATGAAATCTTAAGGTTTTAACTATTTTCAGACCCAAATCAGCATGATTTTAATAGATATGATTAATGTAGGGTGCTAATGCCTGGTACAAGCCAAGAAGAGGTAATATAGTACCTCCAAAGGATTTGTTATGCATGGAAGTGCAAAGAAATCAAAAGGCTGGATATTGTGAAACATGCGATCAATGTGACTATGAGATTGAATATGCTGATCATAGCTCCTCCATGGGAGTTCTTGCTACAGACAAGCTTCTTTTAATGGTTGCAAATGGATCACTGACCAAGTTAAACTTCATTTTCGGGTACATCCTTCTCTCTTCTCTAGCTTATTGCAATTTTTGTCTACGTAGTTTTGTTGTCAAAGCATTGATACGTGTATACATTGTCTTTAAGGTGTGCATATGATCAGCAAGGCTTACTTTTGAAAACTCTGGTGAAGACAGATGGGATACTTGGGCTAAGTAGAGCTAAAGTTAGTTTACCTTCTCAATTGGCGAGCCAGGGTATCATTAACAATGTCATAGGTCATTGCCTTACCACTGATTTAGGTGGTGGTGGATAtatgtttttaggtgatgattttgtTCCACGTTGGGGTATGGCTTGGGTCCCCATGCTTGACAGCCCTTCCATGTAAGTACGGGTTTTCTGAAGATTTCAGTTTccccattttatttttccaggcTTCCTTGTGCTTTTAGTTTTGGAATGTTTTCTAGTGgaaattgataattaaaatgtttagcTTGGAAGAATCCATCATTTTGGTTGAAAAATCTCTCATTTTAGGTGGgaaaaattctagaaaatatGGTACTTGTTAATTATGCATTTCACTGAAGCCAATCCACCGTTATTCCATTTTTCACCTCTCTGTGGCTATCATTCTGTGTTATTTAAGAAAGATCAGTGAATAGTCAATTTGGAAATTGTTTTctcatcaattttattgtctATTCTTTTCCCTTACCAGGGAATTCTATCATACAGAGGTTGTAAAATTGAATTATGGAAGCAGCCCACTCAGTTTAGGTGGGATGGAGAGCAGAGTGAAGCACATATTATTTGACAGTGGCAGTTCCTATACATATTTTCCAAAAGAAGCATATTCTGAATTGGTTGCTTCTGTAAGTGTTTTCATGCCACTGGATCACAAAACACTTCATTCAAAACATTGTCACCAATTCTTCTAATCATATACCACATTGATGCAGCTTAATGAAGTTTCTGGGGCAGGACTTGTCCAAAGTACATCGGATACAACATTGCCCTTATGTTGGCGAGCTAATTTTCCTATCAGGTATggcaaacaaatacaaatttatttatttatactcgTACATCACTTATAAATAAGTTTTCCAAGAGGTCTCTAAATCCAGAAGTCAATGACTCTTTAGGTTGTTGGGTCTTTCTTGTGGCATCAGGAATGAAATCCTCTGGCCTCTTTAAATGCCGAAGTTAGTAAGATGTTATAGATTTTACCTAGTACCCCATCAATTGTCATGCTACTTCTTTTGACTGATGTGGATTTTTCTTCAATGCTTCATGATACTCCAGAAAATTCATATACAGGACTGGTATCCCATCCATTGATTACAGCTCAATTtgtctgtcttttttttttccaaggaattattttctcatcatctctatctaattttattatccGAACTTGGAAGTGATTTCTTCCTCTACCATAGGCATATAACTTCTATATGCATACCACCATCTGAATTGTTTCCATATCACCTCCAATGTTGTTGTAACCTCCAATGCAAGTAGCCTGGCTAGGGTTAGCAAGAGCTAACACGACCCatccgccgccgccgccgccgccgccgccgccgccgccgccgccgccgccgccgccgccaacATATTAAGGGGGTTAGCAAGAGCTAACACGACCCATCCGCCGCCGctgccaccaccaccatcaaaatagtttttcgcttgaaaattcatcaaaatgtatttttagattttttattttatttttgatatcaacacatcaaaactatcagaaagcactaaaaaaatcaatttaatgctTTTTCAAGTCAAAGAACTTTTGAAAAGCACCTAACAGAAGCAGAAGTTGTGTCAAGCACTCCTTAAATGTTATTGTCAATGTTGCAGCTGAAGCCAATTTTGAGATACATCTTATATAAATTTTCCTTTTTagtaaattgtttattttattgatcGGGAAATGCATAATGCTTACAAGATCAATCTATGAGACCTGAAAGCTGCATCTTTGACATTCTATTCAACGTTGTCCACTTttgttataaaagaaaaaaagtacttGGTGTAATGATTGATAGAAAGCCCAATTGCCTAAAAGTAAGAATCAGAAACACATTTCGTAGCCATTTTAGTCTTTTCGGTCATGGTTAGCCATTGATTTGTGTTTGAGCGCATGGATTGCAATGTCCTTTATATATACACTTTCCAAGCTCAAATAGAGTTGATGGAAGTGATGTTcagaatttcttgaaattttctgTTATTTTACTGCTCCATCTTTGAGTTGCATAATAATGTTTGGGAAATGTAATTAATAGAATGCACATATCACTTAAAGCCATCGTTCTAAATTAGCCTTCTTTAGTAAATGGTCAATAAAttagccttttgttttctatggtaTTTTATGTGATAGTAGATGGAAATGTGGGAAAGCTAGCaatcattttcatttaatttttggattGGACAAGCAGGTGTAATAACCATACAATTTAACTCATAGTTAACAGGACTATTGAAgaactttcttttccttttgttctcttttatAGTATGAAAATTTATGATGCACAGGATAGTTCCTCCTTAAATTATATTGGAATGACATTTTTAAAACTGCGTATTTACATGCAGATCGGTTAAGGATGTAAAGAAGTTCTTCAAGACCTTAACCTTTCAATTTGGGACCAAATGGTTGGTTATCTCCACAAAGTTTCGGATACCTCCAGAGGGTTACTTGATGATGAGCGTAAGGAATCTTTAACACTAGTTTGCACACTTTGTTGAAATGTATTGACACAATGTCATTGCATGATGGGAATTCTGCTGTTCTGCAGGACAAAGGCAATGTGTGCTTGGGTATTCTTGAAGGAAGCAAAGTTCATGATGGATCCACAATTATTCTCGGAGGTATGTTAATGTGACAACTTCAGCAGTTTTGATGTCGAAACTTGTAACATTTGGTGCACTgtacaatctctctctctctctccat
It encodes:
- the LOC18105696 gene encoding aspartyl protease APCB1, translating into MESDDDQSPQLKGVVIISLPPPDNPSLGKTITAFTLTNNDYPQSHQTPQTHQEDQLPISSPPPPPSQNSQLQFPSSRLFLGTPRKLLSFVFISLFALAIYSSLFTNTFQELKSNNNDDDDQKPKSYVFPLYHKLGIREIPLNDLENHLRRFVYKENLVASVDHLNGPHKISKLASSNAAAAMDSSAIFPVRGNLYPDGLYFTYMLVGSPPQPYYLDFDTGSDLTWIQCDAPCTSCAKGANAWYKPRRGNIVPPKDLLCMEVQRNQKAGYCETCDQCDYEIEYADHSSSMGVLATDKLLLMVANGSLTKLNFIFGCAYDQQGLLLKTLVKTDGILGLSRAKVSLPSQLASQGIINNVIGHCLTTDLGGGGYMFLGDDFVPRWGMAWVPMLDSPSMEFYHTEVVKLNYGSSPLSLGGMESRVKHILFDSGSSYTYFPKEAYSELVASLNEVSGAGLVQSTSDTTLPLCWRANFPIRSVKDVKKFFKTLTFQFGTKWLVISTKFRIPPEGYLMMSDKGNVCLGILEGSKVHDGSTIILGDISLRGQLVVYDNVNKKIGWTPSDCAKPKRSDSLQFFDGLPFFDG